The sequence TTCTGAAGCAAGCACATAAGGATTATATTGTGCAAGATTTTGTAAATAAGGGGAAATACTTTCTAGCGGTAAAACTAAATTTGAAATAAATAATAAAACGGAACCAATTGAAATACTTGCCATATTCGCTCCTTGTTGAGAAGACATAAGATAACCAATAGCCATACCAATCATAATAAACAATGATGAAGATAAAATAAGAAGTACGATGTTCACCCAAATATTTGGCGTGATAAAATCTACAACAAAATAACTCACTAAGCCTAAAATGAGTGCTACTTGCATTGCAATAATAATAAAAGAGGTGACAAAAGTTGAAATAATGAAAAATTCATCTCGCGTTGCTGTTGTAAACACCCTAAATGAAGCCCTGCTTCGTTTTTCAATAACAACTAATGTACTGGAAAGTAGCAAGCCCACAAATAATACAATAAGTAAAAGAACATAAGGAAATAACGTTAACAGCTTATTATCATCTGCTGAAACCGTTTGAATGGTTGTACTAATAGGATTAATAATCTGCTCAGAAGAGGTTATTTCAATAGTATTAATATCTCGAGAAATACTCTCTAGCGTAGCTTTTACATCATCAATTTCACTATTAATTGATTCAAGATTCTTTTTAACATCACTTATCATCGTTTTACTACTTTGAGTAACTTCTTTTGCAGCAGACATTTTCTCTTCAACATCATCAAGTTTACCAATAGCAGAACTAATTTTTCCTTGTAAAATATCTGTTGCATTATCTGCATTACTACTAATATTATTAGCTTCGCTGAGTAAATCATCTATGATGCTATCCACTGCAGGAGTTTCATTTTGACTCTGTATGGTTGTTTGAACAGATTCTATTTCATCAATAATGTCATCAATAAAATTTTCAATAGCAGAAATATCTGATGAAACATCGATGCTAATACTGACTTGCTCTAAATCAATAGTATCTAGATTAGTGCTTATACTTTGCGTGTTTGTAATTGCTGTTGTCATATCTTTTTTTGCTTTAATAAGCGAACCTATGCTTGAATCAATGCCTGTTGCGGTACTTGTTAATGTACTTGTAAGTGTTTCAGTTAAACTTTTACTTAACTCTTCAGACTTTACACCGATTTGTTCAGAAACACTATCGATAACAGTATACACAAGATTAATTCTTGATTTATCAACATAAAAAGTAATATTATTCTCTTTGTCTTTTTCAATTACAAAATTTTCAGGAAATGCTATGCAGGTATGAATAAGACCTAATTCTAACTCGCTAATACACGAATTCACATCAACAAATTCTTTAAGTAAATAATTATTTGCTTCCATGTTAGCAATAAATTCTTGCGTAAGCTGGCTATCGTCAGGAGCGTGATACCCAATTGTTAATTGAATACCTGTTGTAGAACTAAAGGCAAGTCCAATGAGCAAGATAACAACGAGCGGTCCAAAAACTACAGCTAAGAGCGATGTTTTCATACGAAACAACACTTTGAAATTTTTTAAAACTGCTTTAATGAACTTCATTTTTCTCTCTTTTTCTTTAAGCCAAATTTTGAAAGTTTTGTTGGTTTAGTAATTTATTCTTTATTATTCTTTAAATCAAAATTATTATTTCTTATCTTTTTCCCAAATGGAAATAAATACATCATCAAGTGATGCACTAGTAACTTTAATGAATGCAAGTTTTTCTCTTTTTTTTCGAAGCGTACTTAGAACTTGCGCAAGCACACTTTCAGGATTTGCGGTATAAATGTGTAGAGAATGATTAGCAACGCGCATACGGGTGATGTTCTTTTTTGGAATTAATTTTACCAGTCCTTTATAATTACCTGGCGTTGTTTGAATAGTAATTTCTTGCTCAATAATGAACTTCTTTTTGAGTTCTTCAGGCTTACCAATTGCGATAAGTTTTCCTCCTTTAATAATTGCAACTCTATCGCATAATGCTTCAAGTTCAGTTAAGTGATGACTGGAAAGAATTATTGTTGTCCCTTTTTGATTTATTTTTCTAACAAGTTCCCAAATGTGGTTTCGAAGAAGCGGATCAAGATCTGCGGTTGGCTCATCGAGAATAAGAACATCGGGGTCATGCATAAGCGCACAAGCAATATCCAGTCGACGCTCCATACCTCCCGAGAGATTTTTTGCAAGAATGTTGGCTGATTTCTTTAAATCCATAAGACCAAGAAGTGTTTCGCTATTTGAGCGAACAGCATCCATATTCAAATTATGCAATAAACCAAAATAAGTTAAGTTTTCTTGTGTTGTTAATTCATTATAAAATGAGGGCATTTGAGATGCAAATCCATATACTTTCTTCACCATTTGTTGCTTTTTAAATACAGAACGATAGATATAGGAGCTCCTATATGAAAGCAAGTGATCTAAACGAAATAGTACATCACCCCGGTCTGGTTGAATAAAGCCAATAAGGGTGTGAAGAAAGGTGGTTTTACCTGCGCCACTTGCACCAATAAGACCAATAATTTCACCTGCATAAATATCTAAATTAATATTGTCTAAAACAACGTGTGTTCCAAACGACTTACTGACGTTTTGCACTCTAAATACGGGCTCACTCATACAACCAAGCTGGCATTAACAATTTATAAACCTGATGTTTTCACTTGAACCGCGTAACAAATAATTTTATGTGTTTTTACGCAGAATTTTATTTATGAAACAATAATCTTTTTATTCCGAAGAATAAGAATAAGCCAGCAATAACTGCACTAACGCCGATTATAATACCCATAAGTAAATCAGGAGAAGATGTTTGTGCAGTTTGAGCTATTGTTTCTTCACTTGCTTTAAACAGCATAGGTGCATGTTCTGTTGTGAAATCTACAGGGGTTGAACTGCTTCTTGCAAGATTACTAGCTGTAGTACCACTTGCTTTAGCTATTAACGACGCGCCTAAAGCAATAGTCCCAACAACTGCGGCCATTAAAAATCCTGGAAGAAGCGTTGTTAATTGCGCAAGCAAAGTAGGCTCTTTTTTAGGAACAATAACAATAATTTTTTTAGCAATTTCATAATGAGATACTTCTTTACCCTTGCTACTATAATGAAACGATTCATCATCGATTATTTTTGCCTTTGTTAATGCTTTAAGATTATAATGAGCTGTTGATAAAGGGATATTAAGTCCTTTTGCAACCTCGCTTGCCGTACAACTTTTATGTTCAGCAATAAATGAAAGAATATCTTGCGCAGTTTGTTGACTTACTATTTTTGCAAATTTTTTCGCTTCTGAAAGTTGAATAATTTCAACAGCGGTTTTAGGAAAATCATTTCCTAATTTAGCGTTTATTTTTTCTGCTGATGGTTTGCTCATGAAGCTTACAAATACATTTGTCTTCTTAAAACTTTGTACATTCCGGCTTTGATTTTACAGGAGGAACTGAGTATATGCCTTAAACAAGTATGCGAGACTGTTTTAAATGAGTATGTAAGAACTTCCCTTGAAAAGGAAGTGTGCATTTTATTGTTCTAGGTTTGAATTTGACTTGTCTGTTTTTTATACATGTTAATTTTTGCAAAACAGACGAGTATGGCTTTGCAACATACAATAAAAAAGTCATTGTTAATGTAACGTCTACATTCTTTAAATCAGATCTATCGAAGCTTTTCTTGTCCGTGGCGATGCGTATCTAGTAAAAAACTTATGAGTGCAAAGACATAAAAAATAATGCTGCAGATAAAAAAAATAATAAAGAGTATTCCGAGAAGCAATTTGTTTACCATGAACAAATAACCAATAGTATTCACATAATAAATGGCAATAGATGCGAAGAACAGGATAGTATAAACCGTAAAAAATAATTGCATGATAACTATACCTAAGTGAATTAATTTTCTTTCTCTTTTTTTTTGCTGGGCAAAGATAAAAACACCTAATCCAACAATAAAACTTATTGTAATAATTGCCAGCGGGTCTAGTAATGCAGCTTGCCAAGCAGATTTACCTATGATATCAACACCGTATAATGATTGATTAAATAATGGTTGTATTCTGAATACAGGAGCAAGTAACATTATTATGAACGAACTTGCGAGGATGCCGAGAAATCCTTTACGTATATTAAATGGTTTATTTTTGTATAATACTGTCCATACAATACCTGGAAGAAGTAATAACATAACTAGTCCGAACACATTTCCCAAATATAAAGGAATAACACTTAATCCCTTAAGCAATCCAATTTGAACAAAATCGCTTTGTAGCAAGGCATACATCGAAAAATGCGGCGTCACAAGTAAATTAAAATATAATGGATCATTAATACCGAATAAAAACGGCCAGAGGAAATTTAATGCATCAGTTAATAAATGCAGCACAAGCAAGCCGCTTAGTGCACGAAAAATAGTTTTTTTGTACTTGAAATGCTCGATAACATCTTGATAAAACGTATTTCCAAATTCGCCAAATTTTGCAAGAAATGATTCTGGATGAAATTTATTTTTATGTCGAACAATAAAAAATACATAGAATGCTAAGCCAATCATTAAAAGCGGCGCATCAATTGCTATTGCAAGCCATTCCATCATTAAATTAAAAATAACAATAAAAAACATGAAGATAACAAATAAGACCTTAGTTAAACGGATACTTGCTTGTTTGAATGATTTAACGCTTGTTTCTTTCTCACCTAAAATGCTCAGCATACTTGGTTTCTTAATTTTTGCTCGAAGGGTTAAATGAACTGCGACAAATACAAGAAGCCCCGTTCCAATTAACAAACCAGTACGTTCTATTAGTCCAGAATGATTTACTAAAAAAGTATAAAATGGTTGTAAAAAGGCGTTTTTTGTTGTACTTCCTGAAGCATATGCCACAAGATTTTTGATAATAAGTAAAAAATAGGCAATAATAAGTACAGTATCTAGTTTTGGTCTTTTAATGCCTGTAAATAATTTAATAATATCTGCTTTGTAAAGTAGCACGCCTAAGGCCGTCCAAGAGATGATTTTTTTAATATAATCAAGCGTTGGGGGCAGCAACTCAATAGCATCAAAAATATTGAGTAGGATAAGAGCGATAAGTACTAGTTCTTCAATTTCAAAAGAAATACGTTGAAAAAAATTCTTTTGACGTTTTGCCTTCATACATCTTTTTTATACGTTTTGCCTATAAAAACATTTTGTTGCCTAAAACGTGTTTTTACCCTGTTTAAAGCAACCCCCTACGAAAATTATATAAACAAAGTTTTGTTTAATTCACTTAATGAAATATATGCTTCCTTTCCTTTTATTCTTTCTTTTGGTAAGTTTCGCAAGTGCTTTGGAAAGCGATTACGCCTATATGGTAACGACTGGAGAGGAAATACAGCTTACTCAAGGGACTATTTACTTAGTGTATCCGGATGAAGTTGTGGATGATGAACTTTTTTTAATTGAAGTATTATTTTATCCCAATGTTTCAGAAAGCCGCTTCTTACTCTTTCGAGAAGATAAACCATTACTTTCAGAAACAACCGGGCCTGAGCCTGGAGAAGATACAAGTTATTTTTATCTTTCCTGGGCAGATTCTTTACGTATGCAAGGCAGCTATGAGTTTGATTTTCTAGTAAACAATTCCTTAATCTATCAAGACACGCTTTTTATTTCAGTTCTTCCAAAACCATTAGCATTCCAATTACAACAAGAACCCGTATTAATCAAGCATGTTGTAGATGAAGAATTGCTTAGTGTTACGTACACATTATTATCTGATGCAGCACTTACTAACTTTACCAAAGAAGAACTACTAAAAGCAAATCAACTTGCAGAAGCAACAACTATAGTAAATAAATCTTATACTCATCAAGAAAACACGTATGAAGATGGTACTACACGAGAAGAAACAGTAATCACTATTCACATTCAGCCAACACAAGAGCTTAAAAGTTTAGACATTATCGAACATATTCCCAAAGGATTTACTAGTCGAGCAGCTTATCTTTTTGCAAATAAACCATTTACTATATTACAAGAAGATCCTGTTATTATGTGGCACGTAGAAGATGTAACTGAACCTGTGGAATTAACTTATGCGATTGATAAAACTACTGATATCACAGGAAACACCATCTTACTTGCTCAAAAAGCCAATGATACTACTAATTCATTTATCAATTGGAAATTAGCAGGACCATTAGTTATTATTCCACTTATAGCTTTACTCATTATTTATTCTGAACGATTCTTTTCTAAAACAAAAAAGAACATTTCATCTTCAAAAAAACCATCCTCTTCTCAACGAAAAAAATGAATTATCGCTATTTACATCTTCATGCATTTCTTTTTATTTTCTTAATTTTTATTTCTGTATTACTAATCACAGAATACAGTTATGCATCTATTGATGAATTTTGGGGAGCTTATGAAACCATACAAGAACAAACAAACTTTGGCGTACTTACTTATACTTATCCTTCTGTTATTATTTCTGGAATGATTGCAAATATATCTGTAGTCTTAGAACCATTGCCCGAATCAGTGGTTTCAGGAAAGTTACTACTTAAAACAGGACGAAATTATTCTGATACTGTTTTATCTTCCTCGGACTATCTTTTAGAAGGTCAATGGTATGATAAACCCGTAGAAACAACGCCGTATGCTATTTTATTAACAACAGCTGCTCAGGAGATCATACTTGCAACGTTTGATATTTCTGTTATGCAGTCGACCACAAATATGACTCCTGTTGCTTGTGGTGATTCGTTTTGTGATTTTGGAACATATTGTTTCTTAAATGAATGTGTTTTTTGTACGGGCTCTTATCAACATATTGTTAATACTCTGTGTCAGTGGGATTGTCCTTTAAACACCATCCCTGATGAAACAACTGCTTCTTGTATTTGTGCAGAAGGATATGTGTTTTCACATTATGATACTGATCAACGAATAGTTTGCAAATTAAAAGAAGACGTTTTTGCAGAACCTCTACTTGTTTATGAAGGCGAATCTTGTGATGCTGTTGTATCTGTTTGCGCTAAAGGGCTTATTTGCGATACTGGTTTTTGCAAATTACAACAAGAACCTATCAACGTATCAGAAGAACAGCAAAAATTACGTTTTAATACGCCAACAGAAGTTATAAAAAACACATCTTTTTATGCAGAACTTAATTATGAATTATCTATCACGGCAAGTAATAAACTAGTACAACATGATTTCTTTATACGCTCAGAACGAGGAGAAAAACTATTACCCATAACTCAGCAACAAACTTCAACACCGGCCTATTACGCGCGCTGGAAAATACCTTTCATAGATACGACGATGTATAAATTGTATATAATTACTTCTAATGCAACCACCACAATTTCTGAACACTTATTGCACAATTTTACTATAAAAACTAAAGAAGAACTAGTTGCTAATTCAGAAGAACATTTAGAAAACGAAACGTTCGAAGATTTGTCTACTATAATTTATCAAACAAACACATCTGCTAATTTAAGTTCTTTTAAAGAAGAATTATTTGCTAAAGATATAACACCTCTTAAAACAAATAATGCTTCTGCTCAACCTCAAAATGAAACTTTTGAAGAATTGCAAACCAAGACACGTCTTTTAGCAAGAAATGAGTATCTTGAAGAAGAACTTACGCAAGCAAAAGAACAACGAATAATTCTGCGAAAATCAATTACTCAGGAATTATTTTTAGAAAATGATACAAAACAACAACTTGCGCAAGAAGAAGCAAGACGTGTTATAAATATTCGAGAACAAGAAGAAGTTAATTTCGAAGATCGAAAAGAACGAGCTGAACAATTGTTTAGCACCACAAAAGAAATAACTCTTAAAGAAATAACTATGCAAAATGATCAACGTTTTCTTGCAACAGAAATTAAACTTATTGTTATCCCTAAAGAGAACGAAACAACTGTTGCTGTTGTAGAAGTCATCCCTAAAGAGATTGCTGAACATGTTTCTGAGATTGCCTTTAACAAAGCACCAATTATTCTTGAAGAAGATCCTGTTATTATGTGGCATTTAGAAGATGTAACTGAACCTGTAGAACTGACCTATACTGTTGCAAAGAACGTTTCTTTAACAGGAAATACTATTTTACTAGCAGAACCTGTTGAATCATTTGATTGGTCGCTATTATTACCACTACTCTTTATACCGCTTCTAGCGAGTATATTCATCTTTATTAATCATTTTCACAACAAAGAAGAATAATCCTTATAAACAAAGTCTCTTTTGTATACTCTTAGCGTAGGGTTATCAGACTGGTTAGGGCTGCAAGGTCTTAGGAAAGTCCACCCACCATTGCGAAGCTTATGTTCAAGCAATTGAGTCAGAGGTAACGCAAAAGAACAGCTTGTTGTAAGACAAGAATTCGAATAGGATTGGCAACCATACAGAAAAATGCTAATATCGATAGATTTTTGGCACGTTACGCATAGCGTAATGAACCCCTTGTGGATAATGGGATGATACATGCGACGCTTGAAGGTGACTTTGGGCAAGACTAACCTGTTGACGTCTCCATAAGAAAGGATGGAATATGGACCCTGTCGGTGCAAGTCAGAATGACGCTTAGTAGAATCCAGTTATGTGGTATCGTATGTATGCGCAAACATATTTGGCCGCAACAGAAGGTGGCTTATGAAACTCTACGCTACTTTTTTTTAACACGTTTATTGAAGATTTTTTTAGCGTTTCTTTTTTTTTAAAGACTTACCGAGTTAGTACGACGCTCTTTTTTACGGCCTTTTTTTTGGAACGGATTACTGCGTATGCTGTGAATTATTCTTTTTTTGAAACTTTGCAAGAGTTTATCAACAAATTAACTTGTCATACAACGCGTTGCTCATGCTGTTGTGTTCTTTTTGAGTATAACACAACATTATTTTACGCGCAATAGCGCACAATTTGTTTACCTAACAGTTATTTGCTTTAAGAAATCGTTAAGGCAATATAACCAAACTATTCTAAACAGAGTCTTTTCTGCAAAACATTTAAAAAGAATCTTTCTTAAGCTGTCGTTATGAACCGATTACTTATTGTGTTATTGATTTTATTAACCGTTGTGTTTACGGGTTGTGGTGCACAAAAAGTCTATATGTGTAGCGATGGCACTATTGGTGGCGGTCAAGACATTACGAATAATAATGTTATTTATATTTGTCCAGATGGTCGAGAAGCAGCATCTCCGACTACATGTCGATTTGAGCTTCCTTTCGTTATTGAGAAAAAGGACGCAGAACAAAAAGCATTTTCTTTTGTTCAAGGACATGTTCAAGCAAATGGTTGGCAAACAAAACTAGTGAATGTTTATCCAGAAGGTAATATTTATCAAGCACAACTCATCATTTCAAAATTTAATGAAGACTCGTATGAAACGACTATTGAAATTAATGGCACAACTGGCGCAGTGGCCTGTGCACAAAATTGCGAGTATATCTCTTAAAACCTTCTAAAAACCTATTTTGAGCCTTTTTAACAAAAAGCTTTATAAAGTTAAGTTATTTCTTGTTTTCAATGGCAGATAACAAAATTCGCATGCCTTCTAGTGGTGCAGGACTTACTAGCTTTTATGAAGAATCAACCTCAAAGTTTCGTATAGCTCCCCAACTTGTTTTGGCATTAACTCTTATTGTTATTGTTGTAGTTATGATTTTAAATTCGACAGCACCTGTAACGCCTTAACTAAGGCAAATTATCCATATTTAAAATAGATGTAAGAGGCTCTCCTAATGATTCCCGGTATGAATTCTCGTCAAATGAAACAAGCCATGAAAAAAATGGGCATGCAACAAGAAGATTTGGCTGCAGAAGAAGTTATTATTCGATTAGCAGATAAAGATATTGTTATTTCGAATCCTGACGTTGCAAAAGTTAATATGATGGGTCAGGAAACATATCAAATAGTGGGCGAAGCGCACGAAGTTACGAGGGATACCGCGCCCGAAATTAACGATGAAGATGTAGAAACTGTTATGGAACAAGCAAAAGTAGATAAACAAAGCGCCGTGCAAGCAATACAAGATGCTGGCGGAGACTTAGCTCAGGCAATTCTTTTTTTGCAAGAAGAGAACGAAGAATAAAAGTGGATAACATTCATGCGACACTAGAACGTGCACAACGACAACTGTCCTTAGCAGATCATTTACTCACTTCAACTTATCCTCTTTCCAAAGATCCTAAACTCCTTATAGGAGTCCTACGCAATATGCATAAAGCTCAAGACGATGTCTTATTGGCTACTATTGCCTATTTTGCGCCAAATCATACCCTTTCACAACGTGCCGATTTTAAATCAAAACTTACATCCTTTACATTAGCTGTTGCAGATAAAGGAATTGTTTCAAAGCAAGAATTACATATACTCACACAAACACATTTGCTCTTTGAAAAACATGAACAGAGCACCATTGAATTTGCTAGAAAATCAAATATGATTTTAGCAGATGAATCATATGGATTACAAGTACTCCAAGAACCCCAACTTAAAGAATTATTATCCCAGTCAAGACTAGTAATAAAAAAAATATTATTGGCGGTGAGCTATTAATGATTGAACTTTTAGATGATGCAGGTGAAGAACTAAAACGAGCAGACCACTTAATTTATGTGAGTCTTAAATATACTAGGACAGCAGATGTTTTGATAAACACGCTGTCAAGATTAATAGATGCTTATGAATTATTATTGGATGTTCTTTTAGCTTATGCAAAGGATACCAAGAATTTACAAGAATCCCCAACCACACCTATTGAAAAAGGAAACTTAGTAAAAAAACTTTATCCTCAACAAGAAGTGCAAGATAATGTTGATCTTTTTTTACTCATGAGAAAAATCTATCGAGCACCACACATCCCTGATCAAGAATATCGACGACACGTTTCTATTACTACAACTATTGATGGTCGAGAAGAAATTGTTAATATTGATATTATTACTCAATACAATGAGTTTGAAAAAAACTTTTTTCGTTATGTAGTGAATCTTTTAGGCGATTATGCTAAAAAGAAACACGAAAATGAAAACGGTTGGGAATATTGATTAGATGCATTGGCAATTGGCGTATAACGCTTTGTAAACTGCATCCTCTTTAGGAATTAATGATGCATAATGAAATATCTTTTTTTTCTCTCCGGTGAATATCCAAAACTTGCTCAAGCAGAAGTAGAAAGTTTGTTTGGCAAAGTGCACGTTCTTACTTCTTCACTTCTTTTTTTAGAGGCAAATGATTTAAATTTAGCACTAGCTACTCGTTTAGGTTATACTAAACAAATAGCAAAAATACTGAGTCAAGGAGAATCTATGGATGACTTTACTGATATGATTTTAGAAAATACTTATAAAATAAGTCTTCAACATATTGCAGGCGAAGAGATTTTTCTTAAGGATTTAGCAAATAAACTTTATGCAAATCAAATAAACCCAAAAGTAAATATTCATCATCCCGCACATCACTACATTTTTTATCGTTTAGAAAAAACTATTTTTGCAACTGAAGAAATTTATTTTAATGATGACGATCCTCATAAAAGACGTTCACACTTAAAATTATATAATCATCCAACAAGTATGCATCCAAAACTAGCAAAAGCAATGATTAACTTAGCAGGAACAAAAAGCTTTATTGATCCTTTTTGTGGAACGGGAGGATTAGTTATTGAAGGACTTCTTATGGGTCTTGATGCAAAAGGAAGTGATATTAGTGCTGAACTTGTTAACAAAGCAAAAGAAAATGCAAAAGAATTTGATGTTGTTGGAGAATTTATTAAGAAAGACGCTTTACACATGGTAAAAAAAACGCCCGCGATTATTACTGATTTGCCTTATGGAAAAAATTCTTGTGTGAGCCAAGAAATAACCAGTCTTTATGAAGATTTTTTTTTGCTTGCTCAAAAACTAACCCCTTGCCTTGTTATTGGTATTGCTGATACAACAAACATACGTTCTCTTTTAAAATCATCATCTTGGAATGTTACAAAAGAATTTTC comes from Candidatus Woesearchaeota archaeon and encodes:
- a CDS encoding preprotein translocase subunit Sec61beta, coding for MADNKIRMPSSGAGLTSFYEESTSKFRIAPQLVLALTLIVIVVVMILNSTAPVTP
- a CDS encoding nascent polypeptide-associated complex protein, which translates into the protein MIPGMNSRQMKQAMKKMGMQQEDLAAEEVIIRLADKDIVISNPDVAKVNMMGQETYQIVGEAHEVTRDTAPEINDEDVETVMEQAKVDKQSAVQAIQDAGGDLAQAILFLQEENEE
- a CDS encoding helix-turn-helix domain-containing protein, producing the protein MSKPSAEKINAKLGNDFPKTAVEIIQLSEAKKFAKIVSQQTAQDILSFIAEHKSCTASEVAKGLNIPLSTAHYNLKALTKAKIIDDESFHYSSKGKEVSHYEIAKKIIVIVPKKEPTLLAQLTTLLPGFLMAAVVGTIALGASLIAKASGTTASNLARSSSTPVDFTTEHAPMLFKASEETIAQTAQTSSPDLLMGIIIGVSAVIAGLFLFFGIKRLLFHK
- a CDS encoding trichohyalin-plectin-homology domain domain-containing protein, whose translation is MNYRYLHLHAFLFIFLIFISVLLITEYSYASIDEFWGAYETIQEQTNFGVLTYTYPSVIISGMIANISVVLEPLPESVVSGKLLLKTGRNYSDTVLSSSDYLLEGQWYDKPVETTPYAILLTTAAQEIILATFDISVMQSTTNMTPVACGDSFCDFGTYCFLNECVFCTGSYQHIVNTLCQWDCPLNTIPDETTASCICAEGYVFSHYDTDQRIVCKLKEDVFAEPLLVYEGESCDAVVSVCAKGLICDTGFCKLQQEPINVSEEQQKLRFNTPTEVIKNTSFYAELNYELSITASNKLVQHDFFIRSERGEKLLPITQQQTSTPAYYARWKIPFIDTTMYKLYIITSNATTTISEHLLHNFTIKTKEELVANSEEHLENETFEDLSTIIYQTNTSANLSSFKEELFAKDITPLKTNNASAQPQNETFEELQTKTRLLARNEYLEEELTQAKEQRIILRKSITQELFLENDTKQQLAQEEARRVINIREQEEVNFEDRKERAEQLFSTTKEITLKEITMQNDQRFLATEIKLIVIPKENETTVAVVEVIPKEIAEHVSEIAFNKAPIILEEDPVIMWHLEDVTEPVELTYTVAKNVSLTGNTILLAEPVESFDWSLLLPLLFIPLLASIFIFINHFHNKEE
- a CDS encoding ABC transporter ATP-binding protein — translated: MSEPVFRVQNVSKSFGTHVVLDNINLDIYAGEIIGLIGASGAGKTTFLHTLIGFIQPDRGDVLFRLDHLLSYRSSYIYRSVFKKQQMVKKVYGFASQMPSFYNELTTQENLTYFGLLHNLNMDAVRSNSETLLGLMDLKKSANILAKNLSGGMERRLDIACALMHDPDVLILDEPTADLDPLLRNHIWELVRKINQKGTTIILSSHHLTELEALCDRVAIIKGGKLIAIGKPEELKKKFIIEQEITIQTTPGNYKGLVKLIPKKNITRMRVANHSLHIYTANPESVLAQVLSTLRKKREKLAFIKVTSASLDDVFISIWEKDKK
- a CDS encoding ABC transporter permease; this translates as MKTSLLAVVFGPLVVILLIGLAFSSTTGIQLTIGYHAPDDSQLTQEFIANMEANNYLLKEFVDVNSCISELELGLIHTCIAFPENFVIEKDKENNITFYVDKSRINLVYTVIDSVSEQIGVKSEELSKSLTETLTSTLTSTATGIDSSIGSLIKAKKDMTTAITNTQSISTNLDTIDLEQVSISIDVSSDISAIENFIDDIIDEIESVQTTIQSQNETPAVDSIIDDLLSEANNISSNADNATDILQGKISSAIGKLDDVEEKMSAAKEVTQSSKTMISDVKKNLESINSEIDDVKATLESISRDINTIEITSSEQIINPISTTIQTVSADDNKLLTLFPYVLLLIVLFVGLLLSSTLVVIEKRSRASFRVFTTATRDEFFIISTFVTSFIIIAMQVALILGLVSYFVVDFITPNIWVNIVLLILSSSLFIMIGMAIGYLMSSQQGANMASISIGSVLLFISNLVLPLESISPYLQNLAQYNPYVLASETFRRSILFQVSFKDILIDLLLLLAYSVIIFILIVVFQKLSKIRYFQHNPHVKAKKAKEEMDGIWLKDKLIKTEKDFIRQINSLSEEEYIKLVKRRSIKIKKFVKRDLDKPFIASKIYKYNKKELLDEFAKANEEIIKKIQKKHTARNHQKRIK